AAAATCCTAAAGTTGATTAAATCATAAACTTCAAAATTTTAAAACAAATACAATCAATCCAAATAGACAAGTGGATTAAAGGTTCTCATGGTTTTCAAAAATTCCACCTCTTCTTAATGTTTCACTCCATTTTTCATTATTTTTATTTTTAAAACTATAAAAACCATATGTTAGAAACTTTCAATAGACATGCTCTTCTGACTAAACCATATGATCCAACCGGATAAAATTATCATTAGGAGTTACGTAACTCTATATATATATTGCTGATATCAAAAAGAAAACATAATTATATAGACCTGTTTCAAAGTTTCAAACATTTCAAACATGCAAGTTTTTTTTTTTTGGTTAAACATTTCAAACAAGTTTATAAACTCGAACCAGATTTTCTTTTCAAGTAATTATCTAAGTATCGAGACTAGATCGGACGACAACACTACTACAAAATCTTCATTGGTTTAGAGTCCATTTTATAATTTTCTCTACCGACCCGAGTTTATATAATGATTTTCAATAGTGTTTGCAACAACAAGAAAATTACCTGCCAGCCAAACCGGGGTCCATAGTGGGATCAGGCTGTCCGGTTCCTTGAAAATTGGTGAGTCGGTCCACAAAATTACCACAAGATCCTATCCCAACCGTGTGAGCACCCAAAAGAGCCACTGCATCAAAAACATCCATCCCTTTATTCCCAAAGAACGTTAGCATATCTGGGACTGGGAGGCCTGGTCCCGGGAGGATCCCTTCTGCGTCTTCAGAGTTCGAAACAAAGCCATCACGTCGTCCGGTTGGGACCACGTAGCTTGGTCCTCCACCTAAGAAGACCGAGTCACGTGTGGCGAGCGTGACTATATCTGCGCAAGAGACCTTGGAGGGACATTGAGCCTCCAGAGCCGTCTTGATTTCGTCGATCAGTTCGTACCCTCTCACGCTGCCGTTTGGGCCGGCGTTTTTTTCCGGCGATGGTTGAGTCGTCGTTGGGTCTATGAGGAGAGAAGCGTCGCAGCCCTAAGTACCAAACGATAAGTATTTTCTTTTAAAGAATAATTACGTATATAATAAATATGTAAATTTATGCATTTTCAAGTTACGTACGTACGTCAAACATAATATATAGCCTATATTTTTCCAATTTATTGGTTTTTCAAAAATAAATTAGAATAAATGGTTTTCAAGCATTTCTTTTGTATTTTGACACTCAAGCTATTACATACTTTAACAGTACAATTATTTTCTATTTAATGACGAGATCTTAGGACAATATATTTGCTTAGGACCAAGATTAGATTATGCAATTTAGTATATCCTTCCAGCGAAATTTGAGTATGTGACTAGGTAAAACCACTGTTTATTCAACTTGTAAAATAAATAAGTCGTTTGGATAATTTCTTACCTAGTTCTATTTGATTTTTTTTGTTTGGTCAGACCAAGTTCTCCGTGGTTATATCTTTTTAATAAACAAAAAGATACCAAAACTGAAAAAGAAATTTGATGAGATTCATACCTGAACAAAACAGTCATGAAAATGCATCCTAGTCAAGGCAGCTGTGATTGAAGGGTCAAGACCAAACCGCTCGCGGACTAGGTTCTGTACTATAATTTCTGCATTAGGGCAGGATTGGCTGTAAAATCCGACTCTCAGTTGCGAAAAAGCGACTGGAAAGATGTATAAAATTAGGAGAAGAACAGAAAACTTTGCAATCTTCATCTTGTTTTAGTGATAAGTACTGCGACGTAATTCTGGTGATGGCTTATTATGAGACCTCTAAGATCAAGCATTACTCTATATATACGCCAAAACGAACAGTGAATAAAGAATAGGTCAGTCAAATGTATTTATGTAAAGAGAGATAAATCGATATATAAAATTATAAATCCAAAAGGCGTAAGTACCAACTACTTTGAAACATTCCTGTGCCTTATTGTCAATTGTATACGTACGATTTATATGCTGAAAACCGAGAATCAATGTAGCTATGTGATGTTGGAGTATTTATTTTACAATTCTAGTTTTATTTTAGCTACTAGAAAATTTATAGGTAGATATCTTTTTTATTCACTTACATGACTAGTACTTCGTATGGTGATTGGGTGATTGCAAGTGTTGGAAATAGCTTGTATTTTAATAATGTTTATACCGATCTGATAAGGTAGTTTTTGTATATCAGTAAACTGTATATGATGTTAGTTTTATGATATCTATAAACTTCTTCTAAGAATTAGATCTTTTGAAGTTTTCTCGAGTTATACGAGATTAGACTATAGTTTTACACAAACCGTGTTACTAATATATATTTTTTTTTTTGTTTAACCTGGGGGTATCCCAGACCCTCGGAGAAGCTCAAACTAATTTCCAAAGGGAGGTGCAGCCCACGGATAGACTCTCTCTCCAGGTATTCAAATGGGGCCTAAAGCATAGGTCTATATCCGTGTGGGTGACATGAATGAGCAGTTCGTCTCCGCCTAGCGTCGTATCCGTGAGCATGACAATTGGCCCCCAAGGTCATAACCAAGCGGGCTATCTCATCCCGTCTACTAATATATGTTTGATTTAATATTTGTCAACGACACAAAACAGTCGGATTTAACGCGTAAGATATTAGCAAGTGTACTAAGAAGAAAATAAAGGAGACATCATCCGATTAAATGTAAATCAACATGAAGTTAAGTAAATACAATGCAAAGACTCGTTCTTAATTTCCTGGAAATATATAATACTTGTTCTACAATGAAAAAAAGTATGAAAGATTAGAAGGAAAAAGTGACCTTGTAGAAAGCAACATTGGAGTTGACTGTGGAGGATGTTTTATATGATACTCCATTAGATGATTTAGC
The DNA window shown above is from Brassica oleracea var. oleracea cultivar TO1000 chromosome C3, BOL, whole genome shotgun sequence and carries:
- the LOC106333069 gene encoding peroxidase 28-like; this encodes MKIAKFSVLLLILYIFPVAFSQLRVGFYSQSCPNAEIIVQNLVRERFGLDPSITAALTRMHFHDCFVQGCDASLLIDPTTTQPSPEKNAGPNGSVRGYELIDEIKTALEAQCPSKVSCADIVTLATRDSVFLGGGPSYVVPTGRRDGFVSNSEDAEGILPGPGLPVPDMLTFFGNKGMDVFDAVALLGAHTVGIGSCGNFVDRLTNFQGTGQPDPTMDPGLAGRLRNTCSAGGSQFAALDQSTPFAPFSFDNLFYTQIRERKGVLLLDHLLATHPSTSGVVFQYAANNELFKRQFAIAMVKMGSVDVLTGFAGEIRRNCRAFN